CTGTATAAAACTCTGTCACAGATGGATCTCCCTAGGACCCTAGGCCTGATTCTATACAGCCCCTCTACCCAAACTAACAAGGGCGTGATCTTTTCACCTTTTTTTGacttcctcctcttgctcgATCTCCGGTCGCCTACTATTTCCTTCCTCctgcttctttcttctctcGCAAGATATCTGCTTCCTCAGGTATTCTTTTGACGATCCCTCCGGTGAGATTTTGTgcggaattgtgtctactacgACACTGTAAAATTTCGTCGCGATCCAACGGCGAAATCTTCGTTCCATTCCAAAGCAGAGAGTGTTGTTCGGATTTCTCGCGGCCATGTATGACATCATGAATGTAtgacttgttcgcatgttttCTGCTGATTCAAGCATTGTTTCGAGGATCCCTTCGATGGGATTGTGCAGCATTTTGTCTACTActacaatgtgaaatttcGTCGCGGTCCAACAGTGGAATCTCCAGAAACTTCAAAACACCAAGTTTATTTGGATTTCTCGCGACCATGCGGGACAGCAAGAAAGTCCGATTTGTTCGCATGTTCCCTGCTGCCTGAAGAAAGGTTTCGCCAATTCCTTATGTGTGATTGTGCGGAAGTTTGTCTACTAATAGAATGTGAAATTTTGTCGCGATCCAGTGGTGGAATCTTTggaaaacttcaaaacaccgggtgttgtttggatttctcgtGGCACGAGCATCTGtcttgttcgcatgtttcctGTGGCCTCAGGAAATTTTTCGCCAACCCCTTTGGTGGGATTTTCTGTAACTGTGTCTACTACAAGCTCATGAAATTTTGTCGTGATCCAACGATGCAATCTCTggtgaaacaaaaaataacagTGTTGTTCGAAGCTAGGcgaaaaggagagaagaaaatattatTTAATGTCCATCATGCTCTTTTTTTATGAAGAGGTACGAAGTGATCTGAACCGCTCATGTGTTTTTCTTTAGAGGAGGGGGTGTATAGAATCAGAAGTCAAACTTATTTACTGTCTCAGTTCAACAAAATacctcatatagatttatGTACTTCGACCAAGGCAGCTCTCGGTTCTAGTGTCTGGACATTTTTATTGGTTTAAGAGTAAATTAGTAAATTGGTGTAAACAGTTATTGGCTGGGTGTGgaaaccaagagaaaaatgaagtGTATTGTGAAACGAAGGGAACAAAAATTAAATGAGGTATTTTGTAGAATGGAGGGACTCGCACGCTCTTGTGGAACCGTGTGTTAATACAATATATACTTAAATTAACTAAAACTAATGGAAAATGTAAAAGTGCTCTTGTTTTACATTTAAAATAGTAAGATCTAAGAAGTACATGACAAAATGATGTATAAAAACAGAACAACTTTTTCCAAAACAAGAATACATGATTAAATTTTGGAATCAAATTTTGCAAACTTATTTGCTCCAATTTGGAATATAATGTTTGGATTGTCGATGAAAAAATAATCCTAATAACATTGTGCCGCAAACATAGTTTTTGTATATGTTGCAACCGGCAAGTCTACTATGTGTTATGGCCATATTTTCTCATTTGCTTCTTGCTAGTTACTGTGGTGCTTATGGATTAACCCTGACATGGATTGGGTGAGGGGATGAGATCAATCTAATCACTATGGGGATTAGTTCACCGTTGCGAATGGATCCCTAACAACTGAATAGATCCCTAAACCCTATCCTTCTCATTTCCGAAGTTCCTAGTTATCCATATTGGAGAATTTGAATTTATATCTGAATAATTCATATGTATGTCCACGATCTGTATAACCTTGTTCAACGGCGGAGGTACATGTATGTCAGCGGGGCGttgctccccccccccccccacccccacccgcgccgcgcgcgcgcattCCAAAGTTTTTTTAAGTATTGTATCAATAAGTAGGACCGTAAGAGTAAAAAAGCATTAAGCAGAAAATTGTAACCACCCAATCCATCTTCATCCTTGTGTTCTACAACTCTACCATGGGCTTTCTACTCTTTTGTTGTAATTAAAGTATGATAGTTATCAATTTTGATGTGTATACTCTGTATTGTAGAAAATGGACTGATTGCCCTTTCAGCTTTTAGGTTGGGCAAAGGTACTTTCAACATTGTATTGTTTGCATTTAAAGGTGATCTTTTGTTAACCTTGTGGTTCATTTTAGGAAGCAAAATGATCTTGTCGGCTATACACCCGTTGGGGATAGAGCCAACACCGTGATTCAAGTGGGGAAGCAACCAAAGGGTGTCAGGATGAACGACATGCCAAGGAAGCCTGGAATGGTCGTTGGCCTCGCCATTCGATCTGTGACGGCCTCCATTGATTTTACTGCTATCGCAACCTTTATGAtagtatatttatttctttttaatCATGACACCATGTTTAATTATTCTTTCACCATAGCTTAGTTTGTCAAGCTTTCTTGTTGCTACAACTGGCCTTCTCTGTCCGTGGAGTTTTTCGTTGATTATTATGTATGTGTACGCACTGCCTGTTAGGCATCGATTACTCCATCGACAATTTGATATTTTATCTACTGTTGGAaatgttctctttttttgtgttttttgacTTGATAGAATCTCAGCTACAAGTATTGTTTCTCTACAGATCATAGGCGTACCATTTTTCCTTACAGCTTATGCGTCTGGTGCCACGTCTTACTTCATTAGTAGTGTCCTTGTGTTGTGTACGACACGACACTGTGATACTTACGCTACTTCGAcggtatttgcattttttagtatttttgtaattttcttatgttttatCTTGAGTCTTAGCTCGTGGGTGTCATGATTAAGAGAGCAGCATAGTATCTGATGCGGATCAAAATAATTGCTTTTGTAAATGTAGATGGTGAAACCcaattacatgtatgtatggTTTGAATGAAATGCCATCTTCTGATGGTAAACTTTGGCGCGGGGGGtagtgccccccccccctccccccatcTAGTTCATTATCTTTATATTTGTCAGTTAAAAGATTTATATCAATTAACATAGGTAGCATATGATTAATTACTTCTGTGAGTGGCAAATCCATCCTATATAAGTCTTGATCTTTAGAGTCCATGCCCATGCGACCTCGTTGTCGACCTTCGGTACAACTTAGTAGCACTGTTGATGAGTAGTATTGGCATGGATATTTTGGTAATATCACATTAGGCTACTTTAATTATTATTCTATATAAGGgtattttttgcattttgtagAGTGCCTGGCTCTCGGACACAATCAGGATGAGATTTGATTTGCTACTCGCCTGATGTGTTGCCTCTTATATAGGATATCTAGGTGTTGTTGTAATTACGGAGTACTAATTATGACCTAATTATCCTCTTCTTTAGGATAGCATCGGCTCTTTTTTAGGAATTGATTTGTTACTGTCCCATAATTAGGTCCAATgtgttctactccctctgatactaattaattgtcgaaatattatatgtatctagacactttttatgcatacatacatccatatttgagcaaatttgtgtcaattaatatggatcggagggagtagttttttttcgaaaatgtTTATTTCTAACCGAAATTCATGTGAATGTTATAAACCAATCGAACAACCATAATGAACAGAtgagcaaaagattttgaagtAGCTTTGGTTGAGCAACTTTGTTCAGTTTCACCAAAATGAACTAGCCACTGTCTCAGCTCCAATGTATTCCGTAGGCCCGTACGGGCGTGGAGACTGGAGAgggaacctttttttttcatcaagcTAGTAGTAATACTAGAGACAATCAAGTTTCAACAATTAGCGCAAGTACGATAAGGTGATGTAAACATACTataattaaaaattaaaatattgtatattttttcttagtcggaaaagagagaagaggaaagaGATGAATAGAAGCGGGTTGTAAGCGAATAGTCAGCTACAACACGAGTTCATATAAACTTCGTGATAGTTGGATGTGAGCCCAAGTATTAATATGCATGGCTATTCGACTAGTAGCTAGCAGTTCACTACACTATTGTCCTTGCTCTTCGTGACCAAAACATTAGCCAATAGGAACTTCTTTACTGTTTCCTCGGTTTCATAAttgttgtttcaaatttgtctaaatatggatatatctagatacatgtaatatttggacaaaaattatggaacggagggagtactgtctAGTGCTTTGGAGATCTACCCAGTGCCCAAGGAAACAACTACACATACTCACTCCTAGTTACTCACGCTCCATTCTCAGCCCCTCATTTTTCTATTGGGTGTTCCTCTAAACTGAAATTGTAGAAGGGACACACAAGGAAGACTCAATGGATTCTGGAGGTAATTTTTCTAGAATGAAAACGGTAAGAAAAGGCCCTACGGTATAGAGGGAAACCTCAATTCGCATATGCTGCAATTTGAAATCAGCTGGTGAAATATGTACATCCACTCTTCAACCAGAGCAGTGATAACAACAAGAAATGATATTTTTGGAGAAGTTTTGTTATCAACTATGGAGTAATTAAAGATTTTGCATCAAGAAATGCTTGAAGGAGTACATGCTTTTGCTCAAGAAAATAGGACTCATTCCGGCCGGAATTAGTTGTCACTAATTTAGTATAACTTtgggacaagtaatatggtacctgaaatttcaaatatttttttataagatgtattacctccatttctaaatataagatattCTAGTTTGCTTTTAAGTCATACTTcgtaaagtttgatcaagtttatagtaCTAACATCTACTAACATAGTATTTTGCATCAAGAAAAACTATAAAGATGATATACATTGAGGGTTTTataaaaactaatttagaattTTTAACCGTTGGTAGATTTTTATAAATTTAAGTAAACTCTGAAAAATTTACTTAGGACAAACCTAGAACATCTTGTAtttaggccctgtttgtttagctttctgcttcagcttttggtgcttctagtaATCTCAAAAACACTTTTCCcttttacacatgaagctgagaagcacctccggacatgcttttggtgcttctctgaaggtgcttctcagcttcatgtgtaaatggGAGAaatgcttttgagattgctaaaagcaccaaaagttGAAGCTGAAgcacaaacaaacagggcctcaGATACATAGAGGAGTAATATTTTAGTAAAATATGTTTTCATTAATAGTGTTTAGTACTTCCTTTGTCCTATAaattttgtctcaaatttgtccaaaaatggatgcatctattcttaaaaaaaatttagatacatgtaatattttgacaaaaagcTATGGAACTCTTCCGTGTATTGGAGCTCTCTCAGATGCTACTACGTACTGTATTAAAGAAAGCTCTGAGCTCCGAAGAGGCACTGAAGTTTTCTTTTGCTCATGTCCAGATACAGGATCCAGCTACCCCAACCATAGACGAAGTATACAAAATAGAAAGCGAACGGCATCATATTTTCCCAATTTCCTAGTGCAAAGTCAATCACGTCCCCTGAGAGAGAGGACTTTGGCTTGTTCGTCCcaaagtaagaaaaaaaaacttgcacgGTGTAGCCATGGGCAAACACACACGCGCCTTGTTGGTGTTGGAGGGCACTCCAACGGAACCAAAAGGCAGCTGGCCCTTGGACGGATCGAACGGCCACCAGGAGCCGTCTCGACGTTGGGCTGGATGGTCCAAGAGACGTTGCCCTTGGCCGCCTCGACGAGTCCGCCCCGCCTCGTGACGACAGAGGCAGAGAGGCTCCCTCCCCCCTCGCAAGCGTCAAGCTCCTCCAAAACCCCAACAATATTTCTATCCCCCGAACCCCTTCTCTCactcgtctcctcctcctccaaatctctcccctcccctcccctcccctctccggttctccgccgccctcctccccaagccctagctagctacccgATGGCCTCCCCagcgccggccccgcccgccaccgccgcggcgcAGTCCCCTCCGCCCCGCATCGGCCTCGCCGGGCTCGCCACCATGGGCCAGAACCTGGCGCTCAACATCGCCGAGAAAGGGTTCCCGATCTCCGTCTACAACCGCACCGCCGCCAAGGTCGACTCCACgctctcccgcgccgccgccgagggcgcGCTCCCGGTGCTCGGCCACCGGGACCCGCGCGACTTCGTGCTCTCCCTCGCCAGGCCCCGCACCGTGGTGCTCCTCGTCCAGGCCGGCCCCGCCGTCGACGCCACCATCGATGCCCTCTCCCCCTACCTCGACGCGGGGGACGCGATCGTCGACGGCGGCAACGAGTGGTACCAGAACACTGAGCGCCGCATCGAGCAGGCATCCTCCCGCGGGATACTCTACCTCGGGATGGGCGtctccggcggcgaggaaggcgcGCGGAACGGGCCCTCGCTCATGCCCGGCGGCCACGTCGACGCCTACAATAACATCAAGGACATCCTCGAGAAGGCCGCCGCGCAGACGGAGGACGGACCGTGTGTCACGTTCGTCGggcccggcggcgcgggcaacTTCGTCAAGATGGTGCACAACGGGATTGAGTATGGTGATATGCAGCTCATCGCCGAAGCCTATGATGTGCTCCACCGTGTTGGCGGGCTCACAAACTCGGAGATTGCTGATGTGTTTGCTGAGTGGAACCAGGGGGAGCTCGAGAGTTTCTTGGTTGAGATCACTGCGGATATATTCACGGTGGCTGACCCGTTGGATGGGAGTGGCGGTGGGGCGCTGGTTGACAAGATTCTCGACAAGACCGGGATGAAGGGGACTGGGAAGTGGACAGtgcagcaggcggcggagcttgCTGTGGCTGCGCCCACGATTGCAGCATCCCTGGACGGGAGGTACTTGTCGGGGCTTAAGGATGAGCGTGTGGCCGCTGCAAGTGtgctggaggaggaagggatgCCAGCTGGGCTTCTGGAGAAGATTAATGTTGATAAGAAGATGCTGGTAGACAGGGTGAGGCAGGCCCTTTATGCGTCAAAGATTTGCAGCTATGCTCAGGGGATGAATTTGTTGAGAGCCAAGAGTGTGGAGAAGGGGTGGAATCTTAACCTTGCAGAACTCTCAAGGATTTGGAAGGGCGGATGCATTATCCGGGCAAGGTTTCTTGATAGGATCAAGAAGGCTTATGATAGGAACTCTGAGCTGGCCAATTTGATCGTGGACAGGGAGTTTGCAAGGGAGATGGTACAGCGGCAGAGTGCATGGCGGTGGGTCGTGGCACGGGCAGTGGAAGCTGGGATTAGCACTCCAGGGATGTCTGCTAGTCTTTCATACTTCGATACCTACAGGTGTAACCGGTTGCCTGCAAATCTTATCCAAGCACAGAGGGACTTGTTTGGGGCACACACCTATGAGCGCATTGATCGTCCTGGTTCTTTCCACACAGAGTGGACCAAGTTGGCAAGGAAGAGCAATTGATCAACGGTGCAGCCGCCTGAGGATTGTATGGTACCAGAGGTGGTCTTTTGACTCTGGGCGATGTCGCTTTGTGGGTTCACTTTGATTGTCTACTGTTGTTTTTATAATGCTAGGTCTGAATCCTGTACCTCGAATAATGTATTGTCTTGTGCGATATGCACATGAAGAACATCCATGTAGCTTCAGTTTTACTCTGGTTTAGATACACTCAGTTTGATTCACCCATGAATTTGGAATGCAATGGTTTTAATGCCCAATGAATCTCAATCTCACCTTGGAAGTGTCATTTGGAATGTGTTAAAACTAGGGGTAGTAACTAATTTTCCCCTACTATGATCTACATTAAAGGGTTTACTGTTGTGAGGTCTTTTGTTCAACATTCCGTACTTCTGTCATTCAACTGGGGAGCTATCTCTGGTCCTTCAACGTTTATGTGCATGAGCCATGCCCAGAACACATCTCCGAAAATATTAAGATGGGATACCTGATTGCTTGGAGATTCCTCTAAGTCTGACCCTGGCCTGCTTTTGAAAAGCTGGAGCAACTTGAAGTAAGAACTTGGAGCTAATGTTTCAGCAATGCTCATCGGTCATCATATCAATATCATACATGATtttctgaaattctgaatCATAGCACACATTCTTTACCGGGAATAATGTTATTTTGCATCCTTTTGGATATAGCAAAAGCTGGCAACTCTTTGGAGTTCTAATAAATTTATATTAGTCAAACTTAGTAGCAAGCTTAGTTTTGATAGTAAAACCTCACTTTGACAATTTTGGTTAGTTTATAATgtagttttatttattttctcttccttACATATTCTAGTTAACATATTAGTAAGATGGATGATATGCTCATTTATTAACCTAGTTCAACCAATTTTGTTCATGGCGATGGGTTGTGGCACGGGCAGTGGAGGCTGGGGTTAGCACTCCAGGAATGTCTTCTAGTCTTTCATACTTTGATACCTACAGGTGTAACCGGTTGCCTGCAAATCTTATCCAAGCACCGAGGGACTTGTTTGGGCACACACCTATGAGCGCATTGATCGTCCTGGTTCTTTCCACACAGAGTGGACCAAGTTGGCAAGGAAGAGCAAGTGATCAACGGTACGGCCACCTGAGGATTGTATGGTACCAGAGGTGGTCTCTGACTCTGGGTGGTGTCTCTTTTTGGGTTCAGTTTGATTATCTACTGTTGTTTTCATAATACTAGGTCTGAATTCTGTACCTCGAATAATGCTGTGTCTTGTGCGGTACGCACATGAAGAATATTCATGTAGCTGCAGTTCTACTATGGTCTAGATGCACCCAGTTCGATTCACTTCTAAATTTGGAATGCGATGGTTTTAATGCCTAACGGATCTCAATGTCACCTTGGAAGTATGATTTCGGATATGTTAATATGGCTAGTAATAGTACTAACTGATGTTTCCCTACTACTTTGAATCTACGTTAGAGGGTTTGCAACAGGGTTTGCTGTTGCAAGGTATTTTCTTCAATGTTCTGTCATTCAGCTGGGGATTTATCTCTTGTCCTTCAATGTTTATGTGCGTGAGTCATGCCCAATTGCCCATAATGCATCTCCGAAAGTATTAAGATGGAATACATGATGCTTGGAGATCCCTCTCTAAGTCTAATCCTGGCCTGCTTTTAAAAAGCTGGAGCAACTTGAAGTTAGAACTTGGAGCTAATGTTTCAGCTATGCTCATCGGTCATCATATCATAAATGAGTTTCTGAAGTTCTGAATCAGAGCATGCATTCTTTACTGGGAATAATGTTGATTTGCAACCTTTTGGATAATAGCAAAGCTGTCAACTTTTTGGAGCTCTAataaattttaaatttatAGTAGTCAAACTTAGTAGCAAGCTTAGTTTTATATAGTAAAACCTCACTTTGACAACTTTGATTAGTTTATAATGTAGTGtcatttattttctgttcCTTACATATTCTAGTTAACATATTAGTATGATGGATGATGATATGCTCATTTATTAATGTTGTTCGACCAATTTTGTTCATGTCATGTTTGACCTCTTAATTTTTCGTCAGTTGTATCGATCTGTTTTTGACTGACCACTTTAAGGCCTCGACTACACATACAGATGTCTGCCAGACTACCAGAGTGGTTATTAACAAACCAGATATAATTTTGACAAACCAAATTTGTGCATTTTCTTGGCAAGGATGCGACAGTAGGTTACAGTTAATAATACTGTGCAGAAAATGTGTCTGTCACCGAAATATTAGGAATATTGATTTGGCAATGAACATCtagtttatttcatttttcaatAGCAGAAGCTTGATGAATGATAGGTTCAATCACTACAAAAATCATCAATCAATTTGAATTATATCTTCTTATCCCGCTGCAAGAATTATACCTTCTTATGTTCTCCTACAATATTTTCTATAACTAAGTGATCAGTGGTGTAGAATGAATCTGTGTATATTATCAAGATGACAGATATGCAGAAAAACATATTTGTGCTGGAGGGTCTTTATGCCATTTCTTTATCAAATGTGATGCGACAACCATTGGCTAACAGAATTATTTCCCAAGAAAATAGATTTTTCAGTTTCCTTTGTCACAGCAGCTTTAAAATaggcacacaaaaaaaatacaaacagAGCCCATCCTGGTGCTGTGATGGAAATGTGAGTCACATATCCTTCATGTTGCTGGCACTAGTTCAAGGTACACAGCTGTCGTGTAAACCTCTCTTCGACCATCACTTATATTACTTCTGCCGTTCTATTTGCTCTattcattttattattatttggcAAGATATTTCGAGTCCCACTGATTTATATAACTTCATGAAGCATTATGCTAACTCATATTATGTGTAGACTAGCATCATattttttgtcattttttGTTAAGTTCATCTATGTTCGGATTGAACATGAGTGCCATTAATAGTGGAGTACTGCAGTTCATTTGTTTAAATGGAACTCGAAAACTACTGGGTTTGGGTATTATTTGAACCTTTGGGGCCtgcttggattttttttaataaaaaatagtTGGGAGGGCTGGTATTTAGTTCCACTTTTGGGGGAGTTGAACTAAATAGGGACCgcacaaaaaaaagacattcCAAGCAGGGCCTTGGGGTTGTTGTGATGCTCATTGCGAACTAGCAAATGGGCCAGCCTAGTAGCTCGGAATCAATGGACCTGGACAACTTGGGCCAATGGACCTAGACCACTGTATTTGGTATTTGTATGATTTAATCAAGTTATGCCAGTACTTAAGCTTCAGTGTGATTTGATAAATGCTGTTACATATAATGTGTTCCATGTTGCTTATAATTGCACAGATTATGGTGAATtggcaaaaaagaaatgtCTTCAACCAAGTATATGTTGGCAGTTAACCCTCTTGAATGTTATTATTTGTACAAATAAACATGCTGTTACATGTTTACATTAACAGTTtcattgattaattaattaaaggaACATCGACTAGCAGACAATTATTGGGCAACCTATTATAGTCCCTGAGCAAATACACTTGCTATTTTGATCTTGCTGCTTCCTTACTGATAACTGATGTAAAATGTTAGTATGAGCTTTCAGTTTGCACCAAATGTTTTGATGTGAGGAATTCTGTGGCCTTTTTTCCACTATGGTGGACTTGGTTGGTTCATTTAATATAGAAGTGCAATCATATGCTGGGGCATGTTGCTTTTGATGAGAAGTCGGATCATAGCTGAGGCAGTTTCTTTACTGAAAACCAATAAAACTGTATAATGAGGTTACTGTTTAAGTTTGGACTTCGGAATATGTGCCATGGTCACATCATTGAGCTAATGTGTTGAATCGATGatattttgagattttgagaaaTAGTTGCAAATATACTCACATGTTGTCTCACTAGATCTGCATTCTTTGTTGCTATCACCTGCTTCTCTTTCTGACATCCTTGTCAGTATACTGTTGTTACCACTGAACCATGCTACACGGGAACTTTTATTATCGGAATCAAGTACTGATGATTTTCCTTCTTATGTTATCACATAAAGGTATACACGCGTGTTATGTCTTTCATGTTATAGTCATTCATCTTTCTGCCATCATGTCTGATCTGAAATAGCTACAACCAAGTCGATGATAGTGTATTCTGTAGCAAATTTCTcgcaaaaaaggaaaagtatTCTGTAGCAAATTATCCTCTCGACAATAGGTTTTTGTTAAACAAAGAAAGAGAGGGGTAGGATGTCATGTATTGGAAACCCTCTTGAACAGGAAACATGTACGAAATTATGTTATCATGGTTCGACTAGAATTCCATTCCCCTTTGTTCATCTTAGCTAAGTGGCACTGtgcagttaaaaaaaagaagctaagTGGCACTGTGTAATCATAGTTCGTCGCCCTTTGTTCATCTTTGAGTAATTAGTATATACCAGTGTTGGGTTACTTGCACAAATGCTGTGATTATGTGGGCATACAAGTTCAGCACCGTACAGTACCTCTGATTATCCAATTAGATAAGGATTATTTGTTCAACTATGTGTCAATATTTACATATTGTGTACTATATCTTGTATTTGCAAGCAACATTCTCCAATGTTGGATTCAATACATGTTGATCGGTATCACTTGTAAATTTTTAGGCAGTGGTTACCTTAATTTGTACCCCATTAGTCAAGATGTCTAATGGAACCTCTGTACTTAATTAGGCACTTCTTCAGGAGACTCAATCTGGACCTCGGGTCTAAATGAACCTCCAATTTCTGGATCTAATAGAAGCCCAAAGAGGTATGTGGTATACACAAATAAGATAGGGATGATATTCTTCAGCGGAGTAAGTTATTTCAGGgtacattttattttattttctcccaGACATTCCGGGAACAAAATGCTGCTGTAGTATTGGACAACCTGCTATTAATTGCAATTTCTGCATCAATAGCCCATATTTTCAACAAATTTATCTCAGGGCTGCCATGTCAACCTCTCTTGAATCCCGTTCTTATAATGGAGTCTAAAATCAACACGAGTGGTAGATAATCCTGGGATCCGGCTACGGATAATTGGCTAACTGCATTTCAGACTCACCACCCAACGCCATGCTTCTCTTCAGAAACTTACATGGCATATTAGAGAGGAAGATAAGGGGCGAAAATGAGAACACTAGGACATCACACATGCACATGTTACAAACTACCTAGTTAGGGCTAAAGGAGAAGTAGAAGCTATATTGCACACATGAATGGTTGGTCACATGAAATCTGCTCATGCTGATAGCAGTTAACAGGTCATGGGCAGTTCGAGTTTTTGCCAGGGCCACCATAGTAGAAGTATGTGCCCCAGTCGCCATTGTTGCCGTCCTGCACATCGTAACAATTGGACTGCTCGGTGAACGTGCCGACCCCCTTGGGGGCCTTGAGCTGGTTGGTGCTGTCCACCACCTGGATGTTCTTGAAGTAGCTCGCCTTACCGAACCCTTCCTCTGGAAACCGCCCGCTGCCCATCTGCGTCGACGTGTGCGCGCCGTTGGGCTCTGAGTTCACTACCTCCCCGCCCCACTCGATCATCGACGCGCTGTCAGCGAGGtaggagaagaggaaggatgGCCAGTAGCCGAGGACATATTCCTTGCCGAACTGCATCCACCAGTTCCCTTCTTTTGGGTCCTGCTCACAAATTAAGCACACAGAATAGAATCATTAGAGATATGTAGTACACGTGCTTTGGGATGTAATTTTGAAAGAACCAGGTGTGACTCAGAGGAGCATTGGCAAGAGCACAACACCAAGTGGGCAAAGATTCTCTGGCCTGTTTGTTCTTGTGTTAATTTTGAAGGCACTAAGCAGGGCATGTGGTGATGTTCAATTATTAGTTTA
This is a stretch of genomic DNA from Brachypodium distachyon strain Bd21 chromosome 1, Brachypodium_distachyon_v3.0, whole genome shotgun sequence. It encodes these proteins:
- the LOC100835446 gene encoding 6-phosphogluconate dehydrogenase, decarboxylating 2, chloroplastic: MASPAPAPPATAAAQSPPPRIGLAGLATMGQNLALNIAEKGFPISVYNRTAAKVDSTLSRAAAEGALPVLGHRDPRDFVLSLARPRTVVLLVQAGPAVDATIDALSPYLDAGDAIVDGGNEWYQNTERRIEQASSRGILYLGMGVSGGEEGARNGPSLMPGGHVDAYNNIKDILEKAAAQTEDGPCVTFVGPGGAGNFVKMVHNGIEYGDMQLIAEAYDVLHRVGGLTNSEIADVFAEWNQGELESFLVEITADIFTVADPLDGSGGGALVDKILDKTGMKGTGKWTVQQAAELAVAAPTIAASLDGRYLSGLKDERVAAASVLEEEGMPAGLLEKINVDKKMLVDRVRQALYASKICSYAQGMNLLRAKSVEKGWNLNLAELSRIWKGGCIIRARFLDRIKKAYDRNSELANLIVDREFAREMVQRQSAWRWVVARAVEAGISTPGMSASLSYFDTYRCNRLPANLIQAQRDLFGAHTYERIDRPGSFHTEWTKLARKSN